In the Engystomops pustulosus chromosome 2, aEngPut4.maternal, whole genome shotgun sequence genome, one interval contains:
- the SLC7A1 gene encoding high affinity cationic amino acid transporter 1 produces MSCNVILSFGQQLFRRKVVGSDSKESRLARCLNTFDLVALGVGSTLGAGVYVLAGAVARENAGPAIVLCFLIAALASVLAGLCYGEFGARVPKTGSAYLYSYVTVGEFLAFITGWNLILSYVIGTSSVARAWSATFDELIGKHIEHFCEQHFAMNMPGVLAKYPDLFSVILIVVLTALLSIGVKESALVNKVFTCINVLVLAFVIVSGFVKGSIKNWQLSENDINGTNITTSDNVTEERTYDYGSGGFMPYGFAGVLSGAATCFYAFVGFDCIATTGEEVKNPQKAIPIGIVASLLICFVAYFGVSAALTLMMPYYLLDKNSPLPVAFNFVGWSGAKYAVAVGSLCALSTSLLGSMFPMPRVIYAMADDGLLFKFLARVSERSKTPIIATISSGAVAALMAFLFDLKDLVDLMSIGTLLAYSLVAACVLVLRYQPEQPNLAYQMASTNEEADINESVSTSESQNGILGEEKFAFQMLLFPQNQEPTRLSGSIVNISAGILGAVIISFCCLMVFGQDALLNGEASIIIPLALTFLLSLIFTVIIWRQPESKTKLSFKVPCVPAIPILSIFVNVYLMMQLGGGTWVRFAIWMVIGFIIYFSYGMWNSNEALGSTPEVNTGDYKRTNVLNNEKQAFLDDPEAANTVTA; encoded by the exons ATGAGCTGCAACGTTATTCTCAGTTTTGGACAGCAACTTTTTCGTCGTAAGGTTGTGGGATCTGACTCCAAAGAGAGCAGATTGGCTCGATGCCTCAACACTTTTGACCTAGTAGCTCTGGGAGTGGGCAGTACTCTCGGTGCCGGGGTGTATGTCTTAGCCGGAGCTGTGGCACGAGAAAATGCTGGACCTGCTATCGTCCTCTGCTTCCTCATCGCTGCTCTTGCTTCTGTTCTTGCTGGTTTATGTTATGGAGAATTTGGCGCAAGAGTCCCAAAAACTGGTTCTGCCTACTTGTACAGCTATGTCACCGTTGGGGAATTCCTGGCTTTTATAACAGGATGGAATTTAATTTTATCCTATGTGATCG GGACCTCGAGTGTGGCCCGTGCCTGgagtgcgacttttgatgaacttATTGGCAAACATATTGAGCATTTCTGTGAGCAGCATTTCGCCATGAACATGCCAGGGGTACTTGCCAAATATCCGGATCTGTTCTCCGTCATCCTTATTGTAGTCCTTACTG CTCTCTTATCCATTGGAGTGAAAGAATCTGCCTTAGTCAACAAGGTGTTCACGTGCATCAACGTGCTGGTCCTGGCTTTTGTTATCGTATCTGGCTTCGTAAAAGGATCCATTAAGAACTGGCAGCTCTCAGAGAATGACATCAATGGAACCAACATTACCACATCAGACAA TGTTACAGAGGAGCGCACATATGATTATGGATCCGGTGGATTTATGCCGTATGGTTTTGCCGGAGTTCTCTCTGGAGCTGCCACCTGTTTCTATGCCTTTGTTGGCTTTGACTGCATTGCCACCACCG GGGAAGAAGTGAAGAACCCACAGAAGGCCATCCCTATTGGCATAGTGGCTTCTCTCCTCATCTGTTTTGTGGCATACTTTGGGGTGTCTGCAGCGCTCACACTTATGATGCCTTACTATCTTCTGGACAAAAACAGTCCATTGCCTGTGGCTTTCAATTTTGTGGGATGGTCTGGTGCAAAATATGCTGTCGCTGTAGGATCTCTATGTGCACTGTCTACCAG TCTCCTGGGCTCCATGTTCCCTATGCCTCGAGTGATTTATGCCATGGCAGATGATGGGCTGCTATTTAAATTTTTAGCCAGAGTCAGTGAAAGGAGCAAAACTCCAATAATAGCCACCATTTCCTCTGGAGCAGTCGCAG CTTTGATGGCCTTCTTATTTGATTTAAAAGACTTGGTGGACTTGATGTCTATTGGAACGCTTCTCGCCTACTCGCTGGTGGCAGCCTGTGTGCTGGTTTTAAG GTATCAGCCAGAGCAGCCCAATCTTGCCTATCAGATGGCCAGCACCAACGAGGAGGCCGATATCAATGAGTCGGTCAGTACCAGCGAATCCCAAAATGGAATATTGGGTGAAGAGAAGTTTGCTTTCCAGATGCTCCTCTTCCCCCAAAACCAAGAACCAACCAGATTATCTGGAAGCATAGTGAATATTTCTGCTGGTATTTTAG GTGCGGTCATCATTTCATTTTGCTGCCTCATGGTTTTTGGTCAAGACGCCTTACTTAATGGAGAAGCCTCCATTATTATTCCACTTGCACTTACATTTCTGTTATCTTTAATCTTCACGGTTATCATATGGAGACAACCAGAGAGCAAAACTAAATTGTCATTTAAG GTACCATGTGTCCCTGCTATCCCTATCCTgagcatttttgtaaatgtatacctGATGATGCAGCTGGGAGGAGGCACCTGGGTACGATTCGCCATTTGGATGGTAATAG GTTTCATCATATACTTCAGTTATGGCATGTGGAACAGTAATGAAGCTCTTGGCTCCACACCAGAAGTGAATACAGGTGATTACAAAAGGACCAATGTGCTGAATAATGAGAAACAAGCTTTTCTGGATGATCCAGAAGCTGCTAACACAGTGACTGCCTGA